In the genome of Nonlabens sp. MB-3u-79, one region contains:
- a CDS encoding choice-of-anchor V domain-containing protein, translating into MKKNYSFYSILTAIPVALLILVSFSSGQPGNFSGSPGDAGNTCTDCHAPGANHNGTPSLTSVPAAYTAGQSYIMNLGINGSSVSKFGFNITAEVAGGTKVGSWTAGAGTQLRNGGTGLTHTSAGNSSNNWTLTWTAPASDLGPVTFYYATIQANNNNANSGDQMINNQSAAVLTNEDELISSFKLFPTYVVNDVNIELANSEEAALTIYNMNGQPVLERNIERQNQIDVTSLSTGIYISQVIVGEKVSTQKFIKK; encoded by the coding sequence ATGAAAAAGAACTACTCATTTTACAGTATTTTAACCGCAATTCCTGTTGCATTATTGATACTTGTAAGTTTTTCAAGTGGTCAACCAGGGAACTTTTCAGGTTCTCCTGGAGACGCCGGTAATACGTGTACTGATTGTCATGCGCCAGGAGCCAACCATAATGGCACTCCATCACTTACTAGTGTGCCAGCAGCTTATACAGCTGGGCAATCCTATATTATGAACCTTGGGATCAATGGTTCTAGTGTATCAAAATTTGGTTTTAACATCACTGCAGAAGTTGCTGGCGGAACTAAAGTAGGCTCATGGACTGCAGGAGCAGGAACTCAATTGCGCAACGGTGGCACTGGATTAACACATACTTCTGCTGGAAACAGCAGTAACAATTGGACCTTAACCTGGACAGCACCAGCTTCAGATCTAGGGCCAGTAACTTTTTATTACGCTACTATTCAAGCCAATAATAATAATGCTAATAGCGGTGATCAAATGATCAATAACCAGTCTGCTGCTGTGTTAACTAATGAAGACGAGTTGATCAGTTCCTTTAAATTGTTTCCTACTTATGTAGTAAATGATGTGAATATTGAACTGGCAAATTCTGAAGAAGCAGCCTTAACCATTTACAACATGAATGGACAGCCGGTATTAGAACGCAACATAGAGCGACAAAACCAAATTGATGTGACTTCTCTGTCTACAGGAATTTATATCAGTCAGGTGATTGTAGGAGAGAAGGTTTCTACTCAGAAATTTATCAAAAAATAA
- a CDS encoding OB-fold protein has translation MKKILFIAFFIIVIIGILGYNYLYQDHRDVATSDATSSYTSTELIALFTDNDASNDARALDQVIEVSGLATDTSANSITLDRKVFIEFKEPHQLALNQTYTLKGRCLGYDDLLEEVKIDQAIFINPSN, from the coding sequence ATGAAAAAAATATTATTTATAGCTTTTTTTATTATCGTCATCATAGGCATTCTAGGTTACAACTATTTGTATCAGGATCATCGTGACGTAGCAACTAGTGACGCCACTTCATCTTATACATCTACAGAGCTAATAGCTCTATTCACTGATAATGACGCTAGTAATGATGCCAGAGCATTAGACCAGGTGATTGAAGTTTCTGGATTAGCGACTGATACATCAGCTAATTCTATAACTTTAGACCGTAAAGTATTTATAGAATTCAAAGAACCACACCAACTTGCATTAAATCAAACCTACACCCTAAAAGGTCGTTGTTTAGGCTATGATGATTTACTGGAAGAAGTTAAGATAGATCAAGCGATATTTATAAACCCCTCTAATTAA
- a CDS encoding YceI family protein: protein MKYLSLLFLLFAVTLATGQKQVTKTGSIYFEGSVDSFEPIRATNNSTTVVLDDKGNLAALVLIKGFRFPIALMQEHFNENYMESDDFPKATLRGALLNYENYIKDGTRQTLTFKGTLEMHGVVKNIEIPVELATTKMGYELHADFEIDPNDYKIDIPSVVRKKISKKIKVRVDAVLKQ, encoded by the coding sequence ATGAAGTATTTAAGCCTTTTATTTTTGCTATTTGCAGTAACTCTGGCTACCGGTCAAAAGCAGGTAACCAAAACAGGAAGCATCTATTTTGAAGGTTCTGTTGATTCTTTTGAACCTATTAGGGCTACAAATAACAGCACGACCGTAGTGCTAGATGACAAAGGAAATCTAGCAGCACTAGTCTTGATCAAAGGATTCCGTTTCCCTATTGCTTTGATGCAAGAACATTTTAATGAAAACTATATGGAAAGTGATGACTTTCCTAAAGCTACCCTTAGAGGTGCATTATTGAATTACGAGAATTACATAAAAGATGGAACTAGGCAGACATTAACCTTTAAAGGCACTCTAGAGATGCATGGAGTTGTAAAAAATATAGAGATTCCTGTAGAACTTGCCACTACCAAAATGGGATATGAATTACATGCTGATTTTGAAATCGATCCAAACGATTACAAGATTGATATTCCATCTGTTGTTAGAAAAAAAATCTCAAAGAAGATTAAAGTAAGAGTTGATGCGGTATTGAAACAATAA
- a CDS encoding OmpH family outer membrane protein, translating to MKKVILIAFISLLAGTSYAQTTKVGTVDRYYILNKMPEIIVMENALKDYNKELQNDLKEKLDNYDKVYKTAEANFDMMTNAQKEAKQKELTDLENDISKFRQNGAQLIQLKENELMMPLYRKINDYVALVAKELSFTQIFYTGDSNLAYLDSAFDITAEVLDKMGLAK from the coding sequence ATGAAAAAAGTAATATTGATTGCATTTATTAGCCTGTTAGCAGGCACAAGTTATGCACAAACAACAAAGGTGGGTACTGTAGATAGATACTATATTCTAAATAAAATGCCAGAAATAATCGTAATGGAAAATGCGTTGAAAGATTACAATAAAGAGCTGCAAAACGATCTTAAAGAAAAGTTAGACAACTACGACAAAGTATATAAAACTGCCGAAGCTAATTTTGACATGATGACTAATGCTCAAAAAGAAGCTAAACAAAAAGAACTTACTGATTTAGAAAATGATATTTCAAAGTTTCGCCAAAATGGTGCCCAACTGATACAATTAAAAGAGAATGAATTGATGATGCCTCTTTATAGAAAGATAAACGATTATGTGGCTTTAGTAGCTAAAGAACTATCCTTTACCCAAATCTTTTATACGGGAGATAGTAACTTAGCCTACCTAGATTCTGCATTTGATATTACTGCCGAGGTGCTTGATAAAATGGGTTTAGCAAAATGA
- a CDS encoding serine hydrolase: MKKILFLSIVFISTAVFAQKVDYKALDKYISQTQKDWNIPGLSVGIVKDGKIVFEKGYGQMDVNKKQQPDEHTLYAIASNTKAFTAAIMAQLVEEGKVNWKDKVQDHLPYFELYDPAISRLVTIEDLLSHNVGLGTFSGDVIWYKSELSTEEVVKRIKFVPQAYGFRDGYGYSNLMFITAGALIEKVTGKSFKENVTERFLNPLEMDDTVVSIQDFGNNTNVATPHAMDADNKNYAIPWVGWDNVQSTGGIISSVHDMSKWMILNMNHGVKDQDTLFSNYSRNNMWNLHNSFGVNQVKRNATGSQYAGYGLGWFLGDYYGNFRVRHGGGYDGMISTVQMLPDENLGVVVLTNGVKAPTNAIAYYILDRFLNRGKKDWSKEMLESYDTWKASDTRIEERKAKQIKGTQPILKKDAILGTYHADIYGDFEVAEKDGKLQLLWEHTPLLNSSLKHFNYDSYEIQWEEPQAWFSFGTIKFESDAYGKVTGITFDIPNDDFFFDEMNALKK; encoded by the coding sequence ATGAAAAAGATTCTATTTCTATCTATTGTATTCATTTCTACTGCTGTATTTGCTCAAAAAGTAGATTATAAAGCGCTGGACAAATACATCTCTCAGACACAAAAAGACTGGAACATTCCTGGTTTGAGTGTAGGGATTGTAAAAGACGGTAAAATTGTCTTTGAAAAGGGTTACGGTCAGATGGATGTGAATAAAAAGCAACAGCCAGACGAGCACACACTTTATGCGATTGCCAGTAATACAAAAGCTTTTACAGCGGCAATTATGGCGCAACTGGTAGAAGAGGGTAAAGTCAATTGGAAAGATAAAGTGCAAGATCATTTACCGTACTTTGAGCTATATGATCCTGCTATAAGTAGGCTGGTGACTATTGAAGATTTGCTAAGTCACAATGTAGGACTAGGGACTTTCTCTGGTGATGTGATTTGGTACAAGTCTGAGTTGAGTACAGAAGAAGTGGTAAAGCGCATTAAGTTTGTTCCCCAAGCCTACGGATTCAGAGATGGTTATGGATATTCTAATTTGATGTTTATTACCGCAGGTGCCTTGATAGAAAAAGTAACCGGCAAGAGCTTTAAAGAAAATGTGACCGAGCGTTTTTTGAATCCGCTGGAAATGGATGATACGGTGGTGAGTATTCAAGATTTTGGAAACAATACCAATGTGGCGACTCCTCATGCGATGGATGCTGATAATAAGAATTATGCAATTCCATGGGTAGGTTGGGATAATGTACAGTCTACAGGAGGGATTATCTCTAGTGTTCATGACATGAGCAAATGGATGATCCTCAACATGAATCATGGAGTGAAAGATCAGGATACCCTATTTTCTAATTACAGCCGCAATAATATGTGGAACTTGCACAACAGTTTTGGCGTGAATCAAGTAAAAAGAAATGCCACAGGATCCCAATATGCGGGTTATGGTTTGGGATGGTTTCTAGGTGATTATTACGGTAATTTTAGAGTGCGTCATGGTGGTGGTTACGACGGAATGATCTCTACAGTGCAAATGTTACCAGATGAAAATCTAGGAGTAGTAGTGCTGACCAATGGTGTAAAAGCACCAACCAATGCTATCGCCTATTACATATTGGATCGTTTCCTCAACAGAGGTAAAAAAGACTGGAGCAAGGAAATGCTCGAAAGTTATGATACGTGGAAAGCAAGCGACACGAGAATAGAAGAGAGAAAGGCAAAGCAAATAAAAGGAACTCAACCTATCCTCAAAAAGGATGCGATTCTAGGAACTTATCATGCAGACATTTATGGAGACTTTGAGGTGGCTGAAAAAGATGGAAAGCTCCAATTACTATGGGAGCACACGCCATTATTGAACAGTAGTTTAAAGCATTTTAATTACGATTCTTATGAGATTCAATGGGAAGAGCCACAAGCATGGTTCAGTTTTGGAACGATCAAATTTGAAAGTGATGCCTATGGAAAGGTAACAGGAATCACCTTTGATATTCCTAACGACGATTTCTTTTTTGATGAAATGAATGCACTTAAAAAATAA